A window from Betta splendens chromosome 1, fBetSpl5.4, whole genome shotgun sequence encodes these proteins:
- the LOC114859429 gene encoding caspase-6-like encodes MSTTEDKPEAFQDRRPASDKTGFTENLTETEGFITSSFRLHPDEEYEMNRRRRGLALIFNQQSFHWKLCLNDRRGSDIDCSNLTTRLTGLGFEVRAFTDLKKDEVNDNINKAAEADHSDADCFLLVFMSHGEGDHVYAYDDEVKVKDITDKFKGTKCKSLVGKPKVIIWQACRGDKHDDPVTPCAATDTETTEVVEETRAVYTLPAAADFIMCYSVAEGYYSHRHPFEGSWYIQDLCELLQTYGDSLEFTQLLTMVNRKVSMRSVDKCRDLKAIGKKQVPCFASMLTKKLYFHPKK; translated from the exons ATGTCGACCACAGAAGACAAGCCTGAAG CTTTTCAGGACCGCAGACCTGCAAGTGACAAGACAG GATTTACAGAAAACTTAACAGAGACTGAGGGTTTTATCACCAG CTCTTTTCGTCTCCACCCTGATGAGGAGTATGAGATGAACAGAAGAAGACGAGGCCTTGCTCTCATCTTTAACCAGCAGAGCTTCCACTggaaactgtgtttaaatgacAGACGTGGAAGTGATATTGACTGCTCCAACTTAACCACAAG ACTGACAGGTCTTGGCTTTGAAGTGAGGGCCttcacagatttaaaaaaagatgaagtTAATGATAACATCAATAAAG CTGCAGAAGCGGATCATTCAGATGCCGACTGCTTTTTACTTGTCTTTATGAGCCACGGTGAAGGCGATCATGTTTATGCCTACGATGATGAAGTCAAAGTTAAGGACATCACAGACAAGTTCAAAGGAACCAAGTGCAAAAGCCTGGTGGGAAAACCCAAAGTCATTATATGGCAG GCGTGTCGTGGAGATAAGCATGATGACCCAGTGACTCCCTGTGCTGCCACCGACACTGAGACCACTGAGGTGGTGGAGGAAACCAGAGCTGTGTACACTctccctgctgcagctgatttcaTCATGTGTTACTCTGTGGCTGAAG GGTACTATTCCCACCGACACCCTTTTGAAGGCTCCTGGTACATCCAGGACCTGTGTGAGCTGCTACAGACGTACGGGGATTCACTGGAATTCACTCAGTTACTGACAATGGTCAACAGGAAGGTGTCAATGAGGAGCGTTGACAAGTGTAGAGACCTAAAAGCCATTGGGAAGAAACAAGTACCCTGCTTTGCTTCAATGCTCACCAAGAAACTCTACTTCCACCCAAAAAAATAG
- the LOC114859436 gene encoding caspase-6-like translates to MSTVQTVSLHPDEEYEMNKRKRGVALIFNQQCFHFALNLGERHGTEADCSNVKERLTALGFEVKVFNDLRQNDINNEIKEAAKADHSEADCFLVVFLSHGEKDYVYAKDKKVKVKDITDKFKGTECESLVGKPKIFIWQACRGDKHDDPVAPCAAPDSEPTEVGEAGAVYTLPAAADFIMCYSVAEGYYSYRHTLEGSWYIQDLCELLQKYGDSLEFTQLLTMVNRKVSMRSVDKCSDLKAIGKKQVPCFASMLTKKLYFHPKK, encoded by the exons ATGAG TACCGTACAAACCGTAAGTCTCCACCCTGATGAGGAGTATGAGATGAACAAAAGAAAACGAGGCGTTGCTCTCATCTTTAACCAGCAGTGCTTTCACTTTGCATTGAACCTGGGTGAGAGACATGGAACTGAAGCTGACTGCTCCAACGTGAAGGAAAG ACTGACTGCTCTTGGCTTTGAAGTAAAGGTCTTCAACGATTTAAGACAAAATGACATCAACAATGAGATCAAAGAAG CTGCAAAAGCCGATCATTCAGAGGCTGACTGCTTTTTGGTTGTCTTCCTGAGCCACGGGGAAAAAGATTATGTTTATGCCAAGGATAAAAAAGTCAAAGTTAAGGACATCACAGACAAGTTCAAAGGAACCGAGTGCGAAAGCCTGGTGGGAAAACCTAAAATCTTCATATGGCAG GCGTGCCGTGGAGATAAGCATGATGACCCAGTGGCACCATGTGCCGCCCCCGACTCTGAGCCCACTGAGGTGGGGGAGGCTGGAGCTGTGTACACTctccctgctgcagctgatttcaTCATGTGTTACTCTGTGGCTGAAG GGTACTATTCCTACCGACACACTCTTGAAGGCTCCTGGTACATCCAGGACCTGTGTGAGCTGCTACAGAAGTACGGGGATTCACTGGAATTCACTCAGTTACTGACAATGGTCAACAGGAAGGTGTCAATGAGGAGCGTTGACAAGTGTAGCGACCTAAAAGCCATTGGGAAGAAACAAGTACCCTGCTTTGCTTCGATGCTCACCAAGAAACTCTACTTCCACCCAAAAAAATAG